A single window of Leishmania infantum JPCM5 genome chromosome 35 DNA harbors:
- the SCG7 gene encoding phosphoglycan beta 1,3 galactosyltransferase 7 gives MRENNAPPAWAPRDTHRADPLQLLSSSQKHCGLSSAAESGQGCHSRSRGKPEVDSTRAASGDKSSASTLPRKDEWSNAVSQTLPSRIRGYPRRSAAQCLPSQIQKRFLVALAVLLALIVMVHWAISPNTTDSGTQQKPLIELPNEAARLSEFPSPFSVLVQHKSAWEQLTTTQRGLAAAGAGSLVRLDRDQLPSWTLRVIDEDCTMCFDNVTYASAVAANAGRSTDRTGNQRLKGLSVFATTSAPLGLMGPMLFAMASVTDDVDIATELPRWQWVTRSYAQQRRFVHASQSRGTGERPRHLIVMGIPSTDQPKRYPLRDAQRATWLTYREVARTENNFTGALLQLYVFAAAERDSEDTTHSTVDVAQLAPTVSEYAAATAQHLTVDDGDVNSAPTYVQRRVVLRDGWRDIPRSDDAVWKSPCAGVRTSVVTRASLVDGTSPLAALSAQLSLPVTPAFTAAAQYVCHVSAALWQEALHHRNSLWLDFLTDRKPTTKKKMGDAISWGIPTEVGMTQKVVIWLNYAYTAFPDVPYIMKGDDDTYLKVPQYLSDLRHVRGGWAKPRNLRRPFHTKGLSHRRWASTTQRNACIECGGTNSNVVYGHGPGYALDRRLIQAVLNTFDVFNDLLLMLLMLPYTFMYNSHYASLLMQHEDLFVGRQLQSLSVRVKEMCAKRPLRYVSDKEPRSLQVLRPAPSNQTWTWSSVLMHYAMPAIPYFIHYYFKHEFEVAEAAKGALKQGIDASAIDANATQKMKEWVASQVPTTLADLKRVQNVSWVRGDPRRAYVVAEGDGVAVYDIAYRPRNTTLVDCAIESGK, from the exons ATGCGAGAGAACAAtgcgccaccggcgtggGCTCCCAGGGACACGCACCGCGCCGACCCTCTTCAGCTGCTTTCCTCCTCTCAGAAGCACTGCGGgctgagcagcgctgcggagaGCGGACAGGGCTGTCACTCGCGCTCACGCGGCAAGCCGGAGGTGGATTCGACTCGAGCGGCGAGCGGTGATAAGAGTAGCGCCAGCACACTGCCGAGAAAGGATGAATGGTCAAATGCGGTATCACAGACCCTACCCTCTCGGATACGCGGATATCCTCGACGATCCGCGGCACAATGTCTGCCTTCACAAATTCAAAAACGTTTCCTGGTTGCGCTAGCCGTCTTACTTGCTCTCATAGTCATGGTTCACTGGGCCATCAGCCCAAATACGACCGATAGTGGAACACAACAGAAACCCTTAATAGAGTTGCCCAATGAAGCGGCCCGTCTATCTGAGTTTCCATCGCCGTTTTCTGTTCTTGTGCAGCACAAGAGCGCTTGGGAGCAGTTGACGACCACACAGCGTGgccttgctgccgctggcgctggctCTCTGGTGCGGCTGGACCGTGATCAGCTGCCTTCGTGGACGCTGCGCGTGATCGACGAGGACTGCACGATGTGCTTCGACAATGTCACGTACGCTTCTGCGGTTGCTGCGAATGCGGGGAGATCGACTGACAGGACGGGAAACCAGAGGCTGAAAGGGCTTTCCGTGTTCGCGACAACATCTGCGCCGCTGGGCCTCATGGGGCCCATGCTGTTTGCCATGGCGAGCGTGACGGACGACGTGGACATTGCAACTGAACTGCCGCGGTGGCAATGGGTGACCCGGTCgtacgcgcagcagcgccgcttcgtcCACGCGTCGCAGTCGAGGGGCACAGGTGAGCGACCGCGGCACTTGATCGTGATGGGCATACCTTCAACGGACCAGCCGAAGCGCTACCCGCTGCGGGACGCGCAGCGGGCGACGTGGTTGACGTACCGAGAGGTTGCGCGCACCGAGAACAACTTTactggcgcgctgctgcagctctacgtgttcgctgctgcggagcgTGATTCTGAGGACACAACGCATTCCACCGTggacgtggcgcagctggcccCAACAGTGAGCGAGTAcgccgcagcgactgcgCAGCATCTGACGGTGGATGACGGTGACGTCAACAGTGCCCCCACGTACGTGCAGCGTCGCGTGGTGCTGCGTGATGGGTGGCGCGACATCCCAAGAAGCGATGACGCGGTGTGGAAGTCACCCTGCGCTGGTGTAAGGACCTCCGTGGTTACTAGGGCAAGTCTTGTGGACGGGACCTCGCCCCTCGCGGCTCTTTCAGCCCAGTTGTCGCTGCCCGTGACACCTGCCttcacagcagcggcgcagtaCGTGTGCCACGTGTCCGCTGCATTgtggcaggaggcgctgcaccaccgcaacTCGCTGTGGCTGGACTTTTTGACGGACCGCAAGCCGAccacgaaaaagaaaatggGCGATGCGATATCGTGGGGTATCCCGACAGAAGTAGGCATGACTCAAAAGGTCGTGATATGGCTGAACTACGCGTACACTGCCTTCCCAGACGTGCCGTACATCATgaagggcgacgacgacacgtACTTGAAGGTGCCACAGTACttgagcgacctgcgacatGTGCGCGGTGGGTGGGCGAAACCGCGCAACTTG CGGCGACCATTCCACACAAAGGGGTTATCCCACCGACGCTGGGCATCGACGACGCAGAGGAATGCCTGTATCGAGTGTGGTGGTACGAATTCAAACGTTGTCTATGGCCATGGTCCTGGCTATGCACTAGACCGTCGCCTCATCCAAGCTGTACTGAACACATTCGATGTCTTCAACGATCTTTTGCTGATGCTATTAATGCTGCCGTACACCTTCATGTATAACAGTCATTATGCGAGCTTGCTCATGCAGCACGAGGACCTTTTCGTGGGACGGCAATTGCAAAGTCTTTCTGTTAGGGTGAAAGAAATGTGCGCGAAGCGTCCACTGCGCTACGTATCGGACAAAGAACCACGCTCGCTCCAGGTTCTCCGACCCGCGCCCTCCAATCAGACCTGGACATGGAGCTCGGTACTGATGCACTATGCTATGCCGGCGATTCCTTATTTCATCCACTACTACTTCAAGCACGAGTTCGAGGTAGCCGAGGCGGCTAAAGGGGCACTTAAGCAGGGCATCGATGCCAGCGCCATCGATGCGAATGCCACACAGAAAATGAAGGAGTGGGTGGCGTCGCAAGTGCCGACGACGCTGGCGGACCTGAAAAGGGTGCAGAATGTAAGCTGGGTGCGCGGAGACCCACGCAGGGCGTACGTTGTAGCTGAGGGGGACGGCGTTGCAGTGTACGATATTGCGTACAGGCCTCGCAACACGACACTTGTCGACTGTGCCATCGAGTCTGGAAAGTAG
- a CDS encoding histone H4, putative, pseudogene, which produces MAKGKRSADAKGSQRRQKKVLRDNIRGITRGCVRRMARRGGVKRISSEVYEEVRRVLKAYVEDIVRCSTAYTEYARKKTVTACDVVNALRKQGHILYGYA; this is translated from the coding sequence ATGGCGAAGGGCAAGCGCTCCGCTGATGCCAAGGGCAGCCAGAGGCGCCagaagaaggtgctgcgcgacaacATCCGCGGCATCACTCGCGGCTGCGTCCGCCGCAtggcgcgccgcggtggcgtgaAGCGCATCTCGAGCGAGGTCTACGAagaggtgcgccgcgtgctgaaGGCTTACGTGGAGGACAttgtgcgctgcagcacggcctaCACCGAGTACGCACGCAAGAAgacggtgacggcgtgcGATGTTGTgaacgcgctgcgcaagcaaGGCCACATCCTCTACGGCTACGCGTAA
- a CDS encoding pyruvate kinase yields the protein MSVARMNFSHGSHEYHRTTINNVRQAAAELGVNIAIALDTKGPEIRTGQFVGGEAVMERGATCYVTTDPAFADKGTKDKFYIDYQNLSKVVRPGSYIYIDDGILILHVQSHEDEQTLKCTVTNAHTISDRRGVNLPGCDVDLPAVSAKDCADLQFGVEQGVDMIFASFIRSAEQVGEVREALGAKGRDIMIICKIENHQGVQNIDSIIEESDGIMVARGDLGVEIPAEKVVVAQKILISKCNVAGKPVICATQMLESMTYNPRPTRAEVSDVANAVFNGADCVMLSGETAKGKYPNEVVQYMARICLEAQSAVNEYVFFNSIKKLQPIPMSAEEAVCSSAVNSVYETKAKVMVVLSNTGRSARLVAKYRPNCPIVCVTTRLQTCRQLNITQGVESVFFDAEKLGHDEGKEQRVAMGVGFATSKGYKLSGALVAIVDILRWWGCRVGQSTIIERK from the coding sequence ATGTCTGTTGCGCGCATGAACTTCTCGCATGGGTCACACGAGTACCACCGGACGACGATCAACAATGTGCGCcaggccgccgcggagctcGGTGTGAATATCGCGATCGCGCTGGACACAAAGGGGCCCGAGATTCGGACGGGACAGTTCGTTGGTGGCGAGGCCGTGATGGAGCGAGGCGCGACATGCTACGTGACGACAGACCCTGCGTTTGCTGACAAGGGCACCAAGGACAAGTTCTACATCGACTACCAGAACCTGTCGAAGGTGGTGCGCCCTGGCAGCTACATCTACATCGACGACGGCATCCTGATCCTGCACGTGCAGAGCCACGAGGACGAGCAGACGCTGAAGTGCACGGTGACTAACGCGCACACGATCTCTGACCGACGCGGTGTGAACCTGCCGGGGTGCGACGTGGACCTGCCGGCTGTGTCGGCGAAGGACTGCGCGGACCTGCAGTTTGGCGTGGAGCAGGGCGTGGACATGATCTTCGCGTCGTTCATCCGGAGCGCGGAGCAGGTGGGCGAGGTGCGGGAGGCGCTTGGCGCGAAGGGACGTGACATCATGATCATCTGCAAGATCGAGAACCACCAGGGCGTGCAGAACATCGACTCTATCATTGAGGAGAGCGACGGCATCATGGTTGCGCGCGGCGACCTCGGTGTTGAGATCCCAGCGGAGAAGGTGGTGGTTGCGCAGAAGATCCTGATCAGCAAGTGCAACGTTGCCGGCAAGCCGGTCATCTGCGCGACGCAGATGCTGGAGAGCATGACGTACAACCCCCGCCCGACGCGCGCTGAGGTATCGGATGTCGCTAACGCTGTCTTCAACGGTGCGGATTGCGTGATGCTGTCTGGTGAGACGGCGAAGGGCAAGTATCCGAATGAGGTGGTTCAGTACATGGCGCGCATCTGCCTAGAGGCGCAGAGCGCCGTTAACGAATACGTCTTCTTCAACAGCATCAAAAAACTGCAGCCCATCCCGATGAGTGCTGAGGAGGCTGTTTGCAGCAGTGCCGTGAACTCTGTGTATGAGACCAAGGCCAAGGTAATGGTGGTGCTGAGCAACACCGGCCGCAGCGCTCGACTAGTGGCGAAGTACCGTCCGAACTGCCcgattgtgtgtgtgacgaCGCGTCTGCAGACGTGCCGCCAGCTGAACATCACACAAGGCGTGGAGAGTGTTTTCTTTGATGCAGAAAAGCTCGGCCACGATGAGGGCAAGGAGCAGCGCGTGGCCATGGGTGTTGGATTCGCCACGTCGAAGGGCTATAAACTGTCCGGAGCCCTGGTGGCCATTGTCGATATTCTACGTTGGTGGGGCTGCCGCGTAGGTCAGTCCACCATCATCGAGCGGAAGTGA